The Punica granatum isolate Tunisia-2019 chromosome 4, ASM765513v2, whole genome shotgun sequence genome has a window encoding:
- the LOC116202357 gene encoding nitrate regulatory gene2 protein, whose product MGCGGSKVDDLRLVTLCRERKELIRAAADHRYELAAAHVLYFQSLTTVGEALRKFVEEELVIGTSSGSSPGSPVLTLPSDDRKPRKPSDKVKNSSSSTSISHNAEGHIEGSHLHLSGSDSESELSSDSGHIHIHDSPISKAPPDPGPILDPGPSTSYGYNYPPYPYPYPYPYSYPPGEWGMWNMAGEPVHSEPRAYYMKKSSTPMKSVIFEEPGRHSVRENEGWSGYGSSGYPQYGNGGYFGYPMMDPAGNGFSIERERQERPPPAPPSPPNVSAWDFLNVFQTYDNGYPGYYPKSGYGVGSMTSSPDSKEVREREGIPDLEDETENEMVKDVYKETKKPGLAMDGRKNLGEGPSRAVPSKKNEGASTTLPSHNSEASSKLPSIESDSTHLTTSKEINSSSSETIISKSSSPEGYTRKGVSFEVEEAPTVDIESSNPSSLTSLSAHGTRDLQEVVREIKNEFETASNYGKEVAVLLEVGKLPYRSKDTIFKVIFSRIMYLVAPSTSFSEPPNRSSVRVSSRTMKMAKAYFADATKDFNMKSGNISTTLEKLYVWEKKLYKEIKDEEKLRVVYEKKCKKLKTLDDRGAEPTKIDATQATVRKLHTKIDICIRTVDAISSRIHKLRDDELQPQLTELIHGLIRMWRSMFKCHQKQFRAIMESKARSMKANTGLERESSLRATVELEAELLKWCNYFNQWVNAQKSYVESLNEWLLRCLHHEPEETADGVAPFSPSRIGAPPIFVICHDWFQAMERISQERVANAMSGFASKLHQLWERQDEEQQQRIKAEFASKDLEKQLRILRMEKGRLENHQDSLSDKTAMSKLPSDSGVSRLDDLKVDLDSMRKKLEEERARHRETKQLVHHAASNSLQAGLLPIFETLENFTSEVLKGYEQVRLDG is encoded by the exons ATGGGATGCGGTGGATCCAAAGTCGATGACTTGCGGCTGGTGACCTTGtgcagagagagaaaggagcTAATTAGAGCTGCGGCTGATCACCGCTACGAGCTTGCTGCCGCTCACGTCTTGTATTTTCAGTCGCTCACCACTGTCGGCGAGGCTCTGCGCAAGTTTGTGGAGGAGGAGCTCGTGATTGGGACCAGCTCCGGTTCTTCTCCAGGCTCCCCGGTGCTGACTTTGCCTTCGGATGATAGGAAACCCCGGAAACCGTCTGATAAGGTCAAGAATTCATCTTCTTCTACTTCAATTTCTCACAATGCGGAAGGTCATATTGAGGGCTCTCACTTACATTTGTCTGGGTCGGATTCTGAGTCTGAATTGAGCTCCGACTCGGGTCACATTCACATTCATGATAGCCCCATCTCTAAAGCGCCACCAGATCCTGGTCCTATTCTTGATCCAGGTCCTTCAACTTCTTATGGTTACAACTACCCGCCATATCCATATCCATACCCATATCCGTACAGTTATCCGCCTGGTGAATGGGGCATGTGGAATATGGCTGGAGAGCCTGTACACTCAGAGCCCCGTGCATACTACATGAAGAAGTCTTCTACTCCTATGAAATCTGTCATTTTTGAGGAGCCAGGGAGGCACTCTGTGAGAGAAAATGAGGGATGGTCTGGGTATGGGAGCTCAGGTTATCCGCAATACGGGAATGGTGGATACTTTGGGTATCCAATGATGGACCCAGCAGGAAATGGTTTTAGTATTGAGAGAGAACGGCAGGAACGGCCGCCTCCTGCCCCCCCTTCCCCACCAAATGTGTCTGCCTGGGATTTCTTGAATGTTTTTCAGAcatatgataatggatatcCTGGGTATTACCCAAAAAGTGGTTACGGGGTCGGGTCAATGACTAGTAGCCCAGATTCTAAAGAAGTGAGAGAACGAGAGGGGATTCCAGATTTGGAGGATGAAACTGAGAATGAGATGGTGAAGGATGTGTATAAGGAGACCAAGAAACCAGGCCTAGCCATGGATGGAAGGAAAAACCTTGGTGAAGGTCCTTCAAGAGCTGTGCCATCAAAGAAGAACGAGGGAGCTTCGACAACACTGCCATCTCATAATAGTGAGGCAAGTTCTAAACTGCCATCCATTGAAAGTGACAGCACACACCTAACTACAAGTAAAGAGATCAACTCTAGTAGCTCTGAGACAATCATCTCGAAGAGCTCCTCCCCAGAAGGCTATACCAGGAAAGGGGTGAGTTTTGAGGTAGAGGAGGCCCCGACTGTGGATATTGAGTCATCGAACCCAAGTAGCTTAACCTCACTGTCTGCTCATGGTACCAGGGATCTTCAGGAAGTAGTCAGAGAAATCAAGAATGAATTTGAGACGGCCTCTAACTATGGAAAGGAGGTAGCTGTCTTGCTTGAGGTGGGCAAGCTGCCTTACCGGTCCAAAGATACCATATTTAAAG TGATTTTTTCTAGGATTATGTATCTTGTGGCACCCTCGACGTCATTCTCAGAACCTCCGAATAGGTCGTCTGTGCGAGTAAGTTCGAGAACAATGAAAATGGCAAAAGCATACTTTGCAGATGCTACAAAGGATTTCAACATGAAATCTGGAAACATTTCAACAACATTGGAAAAACTGTATGTATGGGAGAAAAAGCTATACAAGGAGATTAAG GATGAAGAAAAGTTACGGGTGGTGTACGAAAAGAAGTGCAAGAAACTGAAAACTCTAGATGACCGGGGAGCTGAGCCTACTAAAATTGATGCCACTCAGGCTACCGTAAGAAAGTTGCATACGAAGATAGATATTTGTATAAGAACAGTTGATGCTATTTCAAGCAGAATTCACAAATTGAGAGATGATGAGTTGCAGCCCCAGCTGACGGAACTGATACATGG ATTAATTAGGATGTGGAGGTCCATGTTCAAGTGCCACCAGAAGCAGTTTCGAGCAATAATGGAGAGCAAAGCCCGTTCAATGAAGGCCAACACCGGTTTGGAAAGGGAGTCAAGTTTGAGAGCAACTGTGGAACTCGAGGCAGAGCTACTGAAGTGGTGCAACTACTTTAATCAGTGGGTAAATGCTCAGAAATCATATGTCGAGTCCTTGAATGAGTGGTTGTTGAGGTGCCTTCACCATGAACCTGAAGAAACTGCAGATGGGGTAGCCCCCTTCTCTCCAAGCCGAATTGGAGCTCCACCAATTTTTGTTATTTGCCATGATTGGTTCCAGGCAATGGAAAGAATCTCACAAGAAAGGGTAGCTAATGCTATGAGCGGCTTTGCTTCAAAATTGCACCAACTGTGGGAAAGGCAGGACGAGGAGCAACAACAGCGGATCAAAGCAGAGTTCGCTTCTAAGGACCTGGAGAAGCAGCTCAGAATATTACGCATGGAAAAGGGGAGACTTGAGAACCACCAAGACTCGTTGTCTGATAAAACAGCTATGTCAAAGTTGCCGTCTGACAGCGGAGTCTCCCGATTGGATGACCTAAAGGTTGATTTGGACTCAATGAGGAAGAAATTGGAGGAGGAGAGAGCTAGGCACAGGGAGACCAAGCAGTTGGTCCACCATGCCGCTTCAAACAGCCTACAGGCAGGTCTGCTCCCAATCTTTGAAACTTTGGAGAACTTCACTTCAGAGGTTTTGAAAGGTTATGAACAGGTCAGGCTTGATGGCTAA